A single genomic interval of uncultured Desulfobacter sp. harbors:
- a CDS encoding MBOAT family O-acyltransferase → MLFNSYLFIFIFLPVTLALVGAGRYLYGTRGGLTCIVAGSLVFYGYWSPLFLTLLIGSILVNHQIGLRIMKTPGKLRRTWLLAGISLNIAVLGYFKYWNFFLGSLAHIFPFDPDIHPLVLPLGISFYTFQQIAFLLDIYHKKIEHSSFLEYIAFVSFFPQLIAGPIVRYNTVHRQFISVKWLRWDNEFFATGLCLFSLGLFKKIVLADQLAVFVGPVFDAGARGDVVLAIEAWTATLAYTFQLYFDFSGYADMALGLGAMMGIRLPDNFNSPYKAHNFINFWQRWHISLSHFFRDYLYIPLGGNRCSFSRHLKNLMITMLLCGLWHGAGWQFIFWGGMHGLFLMLNHLRISWFPNLRMPRPLGVLVTFSITALLWTAFRSVDMVTALYLYKTMFCLSGILPSAQLSFPTFDISNFISAGSGSAPYWLILSALIVWGLPNTAAWCRLHTESMLSFPVFKGVTKAILSGMLFFASLKVLAGTGSSEFLYFNF, encoded by the coding sequence ATGCTGTTTAATTCATATCTGTTTATTTTTATTTTTTTACCCGTCACCCTTGCCCTGGTTGGTGCGGGTCGTTATTTATATGGTACCCGGGGCGGGTTGACCTGTATTGTTGCAGGTTCACTTGTTTTTTACGGATACTGGAGCCCTTTATTTCTGACGCTCCTGATCGGTTCCATCTTGGTCAATCACCAAATCGGACTTCGGATTATGAAGACGCCGGGAAAGCTTCGGCGGACATGGCTCTTGGCCGGGATTTCCCTGAACATCGCTGTGCTCGGGTATTTTAAATACTGGAATTTTTTTTTAGGGTCCCTTGCCCACATATTCCCCTTTGATCCGGACATTCATCCCCTTGTCCTGCCCCTGGGTATTTCCTTTTACACCTTTCAGCAGATTGCATTTCTATTGGATATTTATCATAAAAAGATCGAGCATAGTTCCTTTTTGGAATATATAGCCTTTGTCTCTTTTTTTCCGCAGCTTATAGCCGGTCCCATTGTACGCTACAATACAGTTCACCGGCAGTTCATATCTGTCAAATGGCTGCGATGGGATAATGAATTTTTCGCCACAGGCCTGTGTCTTTTTTCATTGGGGTTGTTTAAAAAAATTGTTCTGGCAGACCAACTGGCGGTATTTGTCGGACCGGTTTTTGATGCCGGTGCCCGTGGGGATGTCGTTTTGGCAATAGAGGCATGGACTGCAACCCTGGCCTATACATTTCAATTGTATTTTGATTTTTCAGGATATGCCGACATGGCCCTTGGACTGGGTGCCATGATGGGTATCCGCTTACCGGACAATTTCAACTCTCCCTATAAGGCCCATAACTTCATTAACTTCTGGCAGCGATGGCATATCAGTCTGTCTCACTTTTTCCGGGATTACCTGTATATTCCTTTAGGTGGCAACCGGTGTTCTTTTTCCCGGCATCTTAAAAATTTGATGATCACCATGCTCCTTTGCGGATTGTGGCATGGTGCTGGGTGGCAGTTTATTTTCTGGGGCGGAATGCATGGGCTATTTCTGATGCTGAACCATCTGAGGATATCCTGGTTTCCCAATTTACGGATGCCCCGTCCATTAGGCGTCTTGGTGACATTCTCGATAACTGCTCTGCTATGGACCGCTTTTAGGTCCGTCGACATGGTTACCGCCTTGTATCTTTATAAGACCATGTTCTGTTTGAGTGGAATCTTGCCATCAGCGCAATTATCTTTTCCAACGTTCGACATATCAAATTTTATCTCCGCCGGATCTGGTTCAGCCCCATACTGGTTGATCCTGTCCGCCCTGATCGTGTGGGGGCTTCCCAATACTGCGGCATGGTGTCGCTTACATACCGAAAGCATGTTATCGTTTCCTGTTTTTAAAGGGGTGACAAAAGCCATTTTATCAGGCATGCTGTTTTTTGCTTCTTTGAAGGTGTTGGCCGGCACCGGCAGCAGTGAATTTCTTTATTTTAATTTCTGA
- the efp gene encoding elongation factor P, producing MYLASDLRKGLKLEIDGDPHVIVGFEFKKPGKGQSLYKCKLKNMITGSQFERTYRSGDKFEKADLEETDMEYLYSDRDGWWFMNSTTYDQIMLTKEQIGENVDLLKENTVCTVLLHNQNPIGVTLPNFVVLRVTATEPWAKGDTATGDTKPATVETGFEVQVPPFVNEDQLIKIDTRTRAYVERASE from the coding sequence ATGTACTTAGCCAGTGATTTGAGAAAAGGACTTAAACTGGAGATTGACGGTGATCCCCATGTGATTGTCGGCTTTGAGTTTAAAAAGCCGGGCAAGGGGCAATCCCTGTATAAATGCAAACTTAAGAATATGATCACAGGTTCCCAATTTGAACGAACCTACCGTTCCGGTGACAAATTTGAAAAGGCTGACCTGGAAGAGACGGATATGGAATACCTTTATTCAGACCGGGATGGTTGGTGGTTTATGAATTCAACCACTTACGATCAAATTATGCTGACTAAGGAACAGATCGGAGAGAACGTAGACCTGCTCAAAGAAAACACAGTGTGCACGGTGCTGCTGCATAACCAGAACCCCATTGGCGTCACACTTCCCAACTTTGTGGTCCTGCGGGTCACTGCCACCGAACCCTGGGCCAAGGGCGATACCGCCACAGGCGACACCAAGCCGGCCACGGTTGAAACCGGGTTTGAAGTCCAAGTGCCTCCTTTTGTGAATGAAGATCAGTTAATTAAAATTGATACCCGGACCCGGGCATACGTTGAACGCGCCAGTGAATAA
- a CDS encoding TolC family protein encodes MKRFDVYIGLGLILTLFLGAPAGLTWAGEQKMTLEQCLKTGIENNPSLKASRFDVDMSAQGIKQARADFLPSVSSSYSMTPIRSINSKYGSGTIQDTDYIDKDVRSFSIRLTQILYAGSRITNTYQRARVSEQLAKTEMELAGMELAYRIETTFYKLMKAKQDVITTQESVNRLTESVKSAEAFLERELVPWVNVLQARVDLADAQDLYKIAKNDVNRQRVELFSLMNQRLDPAIEFSGPLNPLLATEPVFDDSLKYALENRPDIKSLGHQLEIAQKDAQIAMGKYLPTVKFDVGYYDRNDEYDEYNQYGKSRDQRNRYWSGGLTASWDLFDGGRAWYEKEKYNTQAQKITALIEDAKNEIATGIYNALYSMNEAKQRIKTSAEALTAANEYYDVEKNRLKAGLSTIPSLLDAQDRLLRAHANETRATLDYQLAVSELKFYTGKKNIE; translated from the coding sequence ATGAAACGGTTTGATGTTTATATTGGTTTGGGATTGATATTGACTCTTTTTTTGGGGGCTCCGGCGGGTTTGACCTGGGCAGGAGAACAAAAAATGACCCTGGAGCAATGCTTGAAGACAGGAATAGAAAACAACCCGTCCCTTAAGGCGTCACGATTTGACGTTGATATGAGTGCCCAGGGCATCAAGCAAGCCAGGGCGGATTTTTTACCTTCTGTATCCTCTTCGTACTCGATGACCCCTATCAGGAGTATCAATTCCAAATATGGGAGCGGGACTATTCAAGACACCGATTATATCGACAAAGATGTCCGCTCTTTCAGTATTAGACTTACTCAGATTCTTTATGCAGGCTCACGCATTACAAACACGTACCAGCGCGCCCGTGTTTCGGAACAGCTGGCCAAAACAGAAATGGAGCTGGCCGGTATGGAGCTGGCTTACCGGATCGAAACCACTTTTTACAAACTGATGAAGGCCAAGCAGGATGTGATCACCACCCAGGAATCCGTCAACCGCTTGACTGAGAGTGTTAAATCGGCTGAGGCCTTTTTAGAAAGAGAGCTGGTGCCTTGGGTAAATGTGCTCCAGGCCCGGGTGGATTTGGCCGATGCCCAGGACCTTTACAAAATAGCCAAAAATGATGTGAACAGGCAACGGGTGGAACTATTCTCTCTGATGAACCAGAGGCTGGACCCGGCCATTGAGTTCTCCGGGCCGTTGAACCCGTTGCTGGCAACCGAACCCGTCTTTGATGACAGTTTAAAATATGCCCTTGAAAATCGTCCGGATATAAAGAGTCTTGGTCATCAGCTTGAAATTGCGCAGAAGGATGCCCAAATTGCCATGGGAAAATATTTACCCACGGTAAAATTTGATGTCGGATATTACGATCGCAACGATGAGTATGACGAGTATAACCAGTATGGAAAAAGTCGAGATCAAAGAAACCGCTACTGGTCCGGGGGGCTCACTGCATCCTGGGATCTGTTTGACGGCGGCAGGGCCTGGTATGAAAAAGAGAAATACAATACACAGGCCCAAAAAATCACCGCCCTTATTGAAGATGCCAAAAACGAGATTGCCACGGGTATCTACAATGCCCTTTATTCAATGAACGAAGCCAAGCAGAGGATCAAAACCAGTGCTGAGGCCCTGACAGCAGCCAACGAATATTATGATGTTGAAAAAAACCGGCTTAAAGCAGGGCTATCAACCATTCCGTCTCTTTTGGATGCCCAGGACCGGCTGCTGCGTGCCCACGCAAACGAAACCCGTGCAACGCTGGATTACCAGCTGGCGGTCTCTGAGTTAAAATTCTACACCGGAAAAAAGAATATTGAATAA
- the nuoB gene encoding NADH-quinone oxidoreductase subunit NuoB: MLSVLKNRFEQGYRTNRYPEEKVKVFPRYRGRPVIQDNISEETLKTCAESCPQDAINVQNQKIDMGRCVFCGTCENISNGQIKFTNDYEIATAERADLITSGDLPALAEHAKEHFKKLFGRSLQLRQVSAAGCNACEADLNVLATPFFDLARFGINFVASPRHADGIVVTGPISRNMKTALLQTYEATPAPKVVIAVGSCTISGGPFTGSPEITEGLDKILPVDLFIPGCPPHPMTNLHALLSFFK; encoded by the coding sequence ATGCTCAGTGTACTGAAAAACAGATTTGAACAAGGCTACCGGACCAACCGGTATCCCGAAGAAAAGGTCAAGGTATTTCCCCGCTACCGAGGCAGACCTGTTATCCAGGATAATATCTCTGAAGAAACCCTTAAAACCTGTGCCGAATCCTGCCCCCAGGACGCCATAAATGTGCAGAATCAAAAAATCGACATGGGTCGGTGCGTATTTTGCGGCACCTGCGAGAATATCTCCAACGGTCAGATCAAATTTACCAATGACTATGAGATTGCCACGGCAGAACGCGCAGACCTGATAACATCAGGCGATCTGCCGGCTTTGGCCGAGCACGCCAAGGAGCATTTTAAAAAACTGTTTGGACGTTCCCTGCAATTGCGTCAGGTGTCAGCGGCCGGCTGCAATGCCTGTGAAGCCGACCTCAATGTTTTGGCCACGCCGTTTTTTGACCTGGCCAGGTTTGGCATCAACTTTGTCGCCTCTCCCCGGCATGCCGACGGGATTGTGGTCACAGGTCCCATATCCAGAAACATGAAAACAGCCTTACTCCAGACCTATGAGGCCACACCGGCTCCGAAGGTGGTCATTGCCGTGGGCTCCTGCACCATCAGCGGCGGCCCGTTCACCGGAAGCCCGGAAATCACCGAAGGCCTGGACAAAATCCTGCCGGTGGATCTGTTTATCCCCGGATGCCCGCCCCATCCCATGACCAACCTTCACGCGCTGCTTTCTTTTTTTAAATAA
- a CDS encoding NADH-quinone oxidoreductase subunit C translates to MSNAFLQISNAEKISREAIPHLSFDQFRSQALDIVTNGGKIVQYFAYPDKDSLKFLAVLRTDKLFVAGCDVPDPYPSFTRICEPFHLFEREMAEQFGIRPQGHPWLKMVRYHPNYSDGADDVFGNDYSQDIPGNYPYYQVAGEEIHEVAVGPVHAGVIEPGHFRFNCIGERVLHLEIQLGYQHRGIEKQLLEVPAKRLPIIGENIAGDTTIGHSLCMAQNLEALTGVQPDQGARIIRTIALELERLANHIGDLGALSGDVAFLPPANYFGRIRGDFLNLSLLICGNRFGKGLVRPGGVRFSLSDDIRKVLNERLAELRPEVTHVLELLFNAVTVRARFEGCGAVSHEDADHLGLVGPAGRAGGMAYDVRRCFPTEHYPHIGIPENKKATGDVYARARVRYDEIHQSLQIVESLAAIPVETRCVSEGTTKELPASSFSVALNEAWRGEVSHAVLTDENGKILRYKIKDPSFHNWNGLAMSLRDTGISDFPLNNKSFNLSYCGFDL, encoded by the coding sequence ATGAGCAACGCTTTTTTACAGATTTCAAACGCCGAAAAAATATCTCGGGAGGCCATTCCCCACCTTTCTTTTGATCAATTCCGAAGCCAAGCTCTGGATATAGTGACCAACGGAGGAAAAATTGTCCAGTATTTTGCCTACCCGGACAAGGACAGTTTAAAATTTCTGGCGGTGTTGCGGACCGACAAGCTTTTTGTGGCCGGCTGTGATGTACCGGACCCCTATCCGTCATTCACCAGAATCTGCGAACCCTTTCACCTGTTTGAGCGGGAAATGGCAGAGCAGTTTGGTATCCGTCCCCAGGGTCATCCCTGGCTGAAAATGGTTCGATACCATCCCAACTACTCCGACGGGGCGGATGATGTGTTCGGCAATGACTATTCCCAGGACATCCCTGGAAATTATCCGTATTACCAGGTGGCCGGTGAAGAAATCCACGAAGTAGCTGTGGGGCCGGTCCATGCCGGGGTCATTGAGCCGGGCCATTTCAGGTTCAACTGCATCGGGGAACGGGTCCTGCATCTGGAAATCCAATTAGGATACCAGCACCGGGGCATTGAAAAACAACTTTTGGAAGTTCCGGCCAAGCGGCTTCCCATCATTGGTGAAAACATTGCAGGGGATACGACCATCGGCCACAGCCTTTGCATGGCCCAGAACCTGGAGGCACTGACCGGGGTTCAACCGGATCAGGGAGCCCGGATTATCCGGACCATTGCCCTGGAACTGGAGCGCCTGGCCAACCACATCGGCGATCTTGGGGCCTTAAGCGGCGACGTTGCCTTTCTGCCGCCGGCCAACTATTTTGGCAGGATCAGAGGGGATTTTCTCAATCTTTCCCTCTTGATTTGCGGCAACCGGTTCGGCAAGGGCCTGGTCCGGCCCGGAGGGGTCCGGTTTTCTCTATCCGATGATATCAGAAAAGTGCTCAACGAACGCCTGGCTGAACTTCGCCCCGAAGTGACACATGTACTGGAACTGCTCTTCAACGCTGTTACTGTCCGGGCCCGGTTTGAGGGATGCGGGGCGGTGAGCCATGAAGATGCCGATCATCTCGGGCTGGTGGGGCCTGCCGGCCGGGCCGGCGGCATGGCCTATGACGTGAGACGATGTTTCCCCACGGAACACTACCCACACATAGGCATACCGGAAAATAAAAAAGCCACAGGAGACGTCTATGCCAGGGCCAGAGTCAGGTATGACGAGATCCATCAGTCCCTTCAGATTGTTGAATCCCTGGCCGCCATCCCCGTGGAAACCCGGTGTGTCAGCGAGGGCACAACCAAGGAGCTTCCGGCTTCAAGCTTTTCCGTGGCCCTGAACGAGGCCTGGCGGGGGGAAGTTTCCCATGCTGTCCTGACCGATGAAAATGGAAAAATCCTAAGGTACAAGATCAAGGATCCCTCTTTTCACAACTGGAACGGGCTGGCCATGTCTCTCAGGGATACCGGAATATCGGATTTTCCCCTGAACAACAAAAGCTTCAATTTATCCTATTGCGGATTTGATCTTTAG
- a CDS encoding proton-conducting transporter membrane subunit, translating to MVEIVFVTPFIAGLIAFFLPKFLGRSLLVVIGAVHLTLSFRLWRNHPPAYFDQYFAVTPEGMLSLLVISLLFFLISIYTVGYLRESEIPSEGLFTGSMLVFLATMTMVTLSDHIMVMWIAIEATTLASAPLIYTHRSAASLEATWKYVLICSVGIAMALLGSVLVAFSMGQANSGTPLSFSALAGAAKTLDPVWLKAGFVFVLVGYGTKMGLAPMHTWLPDAHSEAPSPASALLSGVLLNCAYLGIFKTNKIMVAAGLQDFSGAILMVFGLLSILAAATFILKQNEYKRMLAYSSIENMGIIAFGTGVGGLGVYGAVICMLHHSLIKSSLFLSSGNILLGYGDRLIKNTGNLVKGMPRTFVAFFAGFAGIAGFPPFGIFIGEFCIVIAAFKAGFHVAVTIFILSLCVIFAGFANQIMKISFDECNTAIKIKETAAMVWPQYLLLLTSLVLCFFIPDSLNQTIFDAVTAIGGGLR from the coding sequence ATGGTTGAAATAGTATTTGTGACCCCGTTTATTGCCGGTCTTATAGCATTTTTTCTGCCGAAATTTCTTGGTCGATCCCTGCTGGTGGTGATCGGAGCGGTTCACCTGACGCTTTCGTTCAGGCTTTGGAGAAATCACCCCCCGGCGTATTTTGATCAATATTTTGCAGTGACACCCGAAGGCATGCTGTCGCTGCTGGTGATATCCCTGCTCTTCTTTTTGATCTCCATTTACACCGTGGGGTATCTTAGAGAAAGTGAAATCCCTTCCGAAGGCCTTTTCACCGGCTCCATGCTGGTGTTTCTGGCCACTATGACCATGGTCACCCTGTCCGACCATATCATGGTGATGTGGATTGCCATTGAGGCCACAACACTAGCAAGCGCACCTTTAATTTACACCCATCGCTCTGCGGCCTCCCTTGAGGCGACCTGGAAATATGTGCTCATCTGTTCGGTGGGCATTGCCATGGCCCTTTTAGGGTCTGTCCTGGTGGCTTTTTCCATGGGCCAGGCCAATTCCGGCACACCGCTCTCTTTTTCCGCCCTGGCCGGGGCGGCCAAAACCCTGGATCCCGTGTGGCTCAAAGCCGGATTCGTCTTTGTCCTGGTGGGATACGGCACCAAGATGGGGCTTGCGCCCATGCACACCTGGCTGCCCGATGCCCACAGTGAGGCACCAAGTCCTGCTTCGGCACTTTTGTCAGGGGTTTTGCTCAACTGCGCTTATCTGGGGATTTTTAAAACCAATAAAATTATGGTGGCCGCAGGACTTCAGGACTTTTCCGGTGCGATTCTCATGGTGTTCGGCCTGCTGTCCATTCTGGCCGCAGCGACCTTTATTCTCAAACAGAATGAATACAAACGAATGCTGGCCTATTCCAGTATCGAAAATATGGGCATCATTGCATTTGGAACCGGTGTAGGCGGTTTAGGGGTATATGGTGCGGTGATCTGCATGCTCCACCACAGCCTGATTAAATCTTCTTTGTTTCTCTCTTCCGGCAACATTCTTTTAGGATACGGGGACCGGCTGATTAAAAATACCGGAAACCTGGTCAAGGGCATGCCCCGAACCTTTGTGGCCTTTTTTGCAGGCTTTGCCGGGATTGCAGGATTTCCTCCCTTTGGTATTTTTATCGGGGAATTTTGCATTGTCATTGCAGCATTCAAAGCCGGTTTTCATGTGGCCGTCACTATTTTTATCCTAAGCCTGTGCGTTATTTTTGCAGGATTTGCCAACCAGATCATGAAAATCAGTTTTGACGAGTGCAACACGGCGATCAAAATTAAAGAAACGGCCGCTATGGTCTGGCCCCAGTATCTATTACTCCTGACGTCACTGGTCTTGTGTTTCTTTATCCCGGATTCATTGAATCAAACCATATTCGATGCAGTAACTGCTATTGGCGGAGGACTTAGATGA
- a CDS encoding hydrogenase encodes MIFNPVDIILSFVLLSVLFSFGTDRVLVLIKLLGFQGIVISIIPFFIGHDMTTGGTVFTLVTLLIRGIIIPLSIFVAIRKGAIRRLVEPIVGYHASILCGLALIIGATYISARLDIVSVSGFKLLEPTAIALLVTGMFLLMARRNAIAMVIGYIMMENGIYLVGSGLSVGTRHIVEFGILLDVLAGVMIMAVILRNIKQTFDDVDTALLRTLKD; translated from the coding sequence ATGATATTCAACCCGGTTGATATAATTTTATCCTTTGTGCTGCTGTCGGTTCTGTTTTCGTTCGGTACCGATCGGGTCCTGGTCTTGATCAAGCTGTTGGGATTCCAGGGCATAGTGATTTCCATCATTCCCTTTTTTATCGGGCACGATATGACTACCGGCGGCACGGTGTTCACCTTGGTCACCCTGCTCATCCGGGGGATCATTATCCCTTTGAGTATTTTTGTGGCCATCAGAAAAGGTGCTATCCGCAGACTGGTTGAACCCATTGTGGGATACCATGCTTCCATTTTGTGCGGCCTTGCCTTGATTATCGGTGCCACCTATATATCCGCACGCCTGGATATCGTTTCCGTGAGCGGATTTAAACTTTTGGAACCTACGGCCATTGCCCTTTTGGTCACAGGCATGTTTCTGCTCATGGCCCGAAGAAACGCCATTGCCATGGTCATCGGTTACATCATGATGGAAAACGGAATTTATCTGGTGGGCTCAGGCTTATCCGTGGGCACCCGCCATATTGTTGAATTCGGTATTTTGCTGGACGTTCTGGCCGGAGTCATGATCATGGCCGTGATCCTGCGTAACATTAAACAGACCTTTGACGACGTGGACACGGCGTTGCTCAGAACCTTAAAGGACTAG
- a CDS encoding NADH-quinone oxidoreductase subunit H, translating to MIQSILLWLAAILAAPFFSGLILKIKAFFGGKKGPPILINYYTLIKLFKKGSVYSNSTTFMFKLGPIISLAASLTVLMFLPIAGYDPVFSFNGDVIFVLYVLGLGRFFTIAAAMDTASPFEGMGAAREAYFPIICEAAMFMILIFFYRITGELQLSAYFAGNTTQGMWSSAGAPLLFIVLSFFIILLTENSRVPVDDPATHLELTMIHEVMVLDHSGPDFGLIELGSFCKLMFYSTIISRMILPFESTMFGLSIVMYIASLLVVYVAVGVTESVIARYRMDKVPQFVLTSFALAFFATIITLEFVK from the coding sequence ATGATTCAATCCATTTTACTCTGGCTTGCAGCCATTCTGGCAGCACCGTTTTTTTCAGGCCTGATCCTCAAGATCAAGGCATTTTTCGGGGGAAAAAAGGGGCCACCCATCTTGATCAATTACTACACCCTGATCAAACTGTTTAAAAAGGGGTCCGTTTACAGCAACAGCACCACATTTATGTTTAAACTGGGTCCTATCATCTCTCTTGCTGCGTCTCTTACGGTTCTCATGTTTCTGCCCATTGCCGGGTATGATCCTGTATTTTCATTTAACGGGGACGTGATTTTTGTCCTGTATGTTCTGGGTCTTGGCCGGTTTTTCACCATTGCGGCGGCCATGGATACGGCCTCTCCCTTTGAAGGCATGGGCGCGGCCAGGGAAGCGTATTTCCCCATTATCTGCGAGGCCGCCATGTTCATGATCCTGATCTTTTTTTATCGGATCACCGGGGAGCTGCAATTGTCCGCCTATTTTGCGGGCAACACCACCCAGGGCATGTGGAGTTCGGCAGGGGCACCGTTGCTGTTCATCGTACTCTCGTTTTTCATCATCCTTTTGACTGAAAATTCCAGAGTCCCGGTGGATGATCCGGCCACCCACCTTGAACTGACCATGATCCATGAAGTCATGGTCCTGGATCACAGCGGCCCGGATTTCGGGCTGATTGAGCTTGGCTCTTTTTGCAAGCTCATGTTCTATTCCACCATTATTTCAAGGATGATTCTTCCGTTTGAATCCACCATGTTCGGATTATCGATAGTGATGTATATCGCAAGCCTCCTGGTCGTTTACGTTGCCGTAGGCGTAACAGAGTCGGTGATTGCCAGATACAGGATGGACAAGGTACCCCAGTTTGTACTGACATCCTTTGCCCTGGCCTTTTTTGCAACCATCATCACCTTGGAGTTTGTGAAATGA